The Phyllopteryx taeniolatus isolate TA_2022b chromosome 9, UOR_Ptae_1.2, whole genome shotgun sequence genome contains a region encoding:
- the sema3fb gene encoding semaphorin-3F isoform X1, which produces MQLHSLWTVHTLLALCSFALENPLSNDPLAAPRVFVSFKELRSTGTAHHFAYLLNTSDYRILRMDEDYDRMYIGSKDHILSLDLHDINKAPHIIHWPVSERRKMECLVSGKDANEECANFIRLIEPWNRTQLYVCGTGAYNPVCTFVNRGHKSQTPMYLQMAQARGRANRAAEPSTVHETLGLKEEIFHLEPGKVESGKGKCSYDPKLNSVSALINGELYAGVYVDFMGTDSAIFRTLGKKTAMRTDQYNSRWLNDPTFVHVQLIPDSAERNDDKLYFFFRETSSEMGQSPVTQSRIGRICLNDDGGHCCLVNKWSTFLKARLICSVPGADGMETHFDELRDVYIQPTQDPKNPVIYGVFSVSGSVFKGSAVCVYSVADIRMVFNGPFAHKEGPNYQWVAYTGKIPYPRPGTCPGGTFTPNMKSTKDYPDEVINFMRNHPAMYNSIYPVHKRPLVVRTNVDYEFTTIAVDQVTAADGNYEVLFLGTDKGTVQKVIVLPRDDLQTEELVLEEVEVYRVATPITTMKVSSKRQQLYVSSAVGLTQLALHRCDVYGEACADCCLARDPYCAWDGKSCSRYSASQKRSDPFRRSRRQDVKYGNPIRQCRGFNSNANKNTLEMVQYGVEGSSTFLECQARSPHAIIKWHLQRDNSDRRKELRSDGRILKTEQGLLLRSLQPSDSGMYQCTATEKNFKHTLVKLQLVVLSSRAVNNALVEGTGGLLPSSLRSSTQWTASTGQYKDLLTILSQPEMSLINQYCQDYWQFGDPMLGALKVKDLKEFKEQKKPRNRRHHGEEAEKEEQDDVET; this is translated from the exons AGCTGAGATCTACTGGTACTGCTCATCATTTTGCCTACCTCCTCAACACATCTGATTACCGGATCTTGCGGATGGATGAGGACTATGACCGCATGTACATAGGTAGCAAGGACCATATCCTGTCCCTGGATCTCCATGACATAAACAAGGCTCCTCATATT ATCCACTGGCCAGTGTCTGAACGAAGAAAGATGGAATGCCTCGTAAGTGGGAAAGACGCCAAT GAAGAGTGTGCTAACTTCATCCGCTTGATTGAGCCATGGAACAGAACACAGCTGTATGTCTGTGGGACAGGCGCTTACAATCCAGTCTGTACCTTTGTCAACCGGGGGCATAAATCTCAG ACACCCATGTATCTACAGATGGCCCAGGCCAGAGGAAGGGCTAATCGTGCAGCTGAACCCAGCACTGTACATGAGACACTTGGACTAAAG GAAGAAATTTTCCATTTGGAGCCTGGCAAAGTGGAGTCTGGGAAGGGAAAGTGCTCCTATGACCCAAAGCTCAACAGTGTTTCAGCTTTAATTA atGGTGAACTCTATGCTGGAGTCTATGTCGACTTTATGGGAACAGACTCAGCCATTTTCCGAACTTTAGGGAAAAAGACTGCCATGCGAACCGATCAGTACAACTCCAGATGGCTGAATG ATCCCACTTTTGTCCATGTACAACTCATCCCTGACAGCGCAGAAAGAAATGACGACAAGCTGTATTTCTTCTTCCGGGAGACATCCTCTGAGATGGGTCAGAGTCCTGTGACTCAGTCGCGCATTGGACGCATCTGCCTG AATGATGACGGTGGTCACTGCTGCCTTGTCAACAAGTGGAGCACGTTCCTGAAGGCCAGGCTCATCTGCTCGGTGCCCGGGGCAGATGGAATGGAGACACACTTTGATGAACTAC GTGATGTTTACATACAGCCAACACAGGACCCCAAAAATCCCGTTATATATGGAGTCTTTTCTGTCTCTGG TTCTGTCTTCAAAGGCTCGGCTGTTTGTGTCTACTCCGTGGCTGACATTCGCATGGTCTTCAATGGACCCTTTGCCCACAAGGAAGGTCCCAATTACCAGTGGGTGGCCTACACTGGGAAGATCCCCTACCCCCGCCCAGGCACA TGCCCTGGGGGTACATTCACCCCCAACATGAAGTCCACAAAGGACTATCCAGATGAAGTGATTAACTTCATGAGGAATCACCCTGCCATGTACAATTCAATCTACCCAGTACACAAGCGCCCCCTAGTGGTGCGGACCAACGTGGACTATGAGTTCACCACCATCGCAGTGGACCAAGTGACTGCTGCGGATGGCAACTATGAGGTGCTTTTCTTAGGAACTG ACAAGGGGACAGTTCAGAAAGTTATCGTTCTTCCCAGAGATGACCTGCAGACGGAAGAGCTGGTACTGGAGGAAGTAGAGGTGTACAGG GTTGCAACTCCAATTACAACAATGAAGGTATCCTCGAAAAGG CAACAGCTGTACGTGTCATCTGCGGTTGGGCTGACCCAGCTAGCGCTTCACCGCTGTGATGTTTACGGGGAAGCGTGTGCTGACTGTTGTTTGGCCAGAGACCCTTACTGCGCCTGGGACGGCAAGTCGTGCTCCCGTTACTCCGCTTCCCAGAAGA GGTCTGACCCCTTTAGACGTAGCCGGAGACAAGACGTCAAGTACGGGAACCCTATTCGCCAGTGTCGAGGCTTCAACTCCAACG CTAATAAGAATACTCTTGAGATGGTACAGTATGGGGTGGAGGGAAGCAGTACCTTCCTGGAGTGTCAGGCCCGCTCCCCACATGCCATCATCAAATGGCATCTACAGCGAGACAACAGCGACCGCAGGAAGGAG ctGCGTTCTGATGGTCGGATCTTGAAAACAGAGCAAGGTCTGCTCCTGCGGTCTTTGCAGCCCTCTGACTCTGGCATGTACCAGTGCACTGCCACAGAAAAGAACTTCAAGCACACCCTCGTCAAGCTGCAGTTGGTGGTGCTGTCGAGCCGTGCCGTCAATAACGCCTTGGTAGAAGGCACAGGAGGCCTACTGCCATCATCTCTCCGCTCCAGCACCCAGTGGACGGCCAGCACAGGCCAGTACAAGGACCTGCTGACCATTCTGAGCCAGCCAGAGATGAGCCTCATCAACCAGTATTGCCAGGACTACTGGCAGTTTGGAGACCCCATGCTAGGTGCCCTTAAGGTCAAAGACCTGAAAGAGTTCAAGGAGCAGAAGAAGCCCCGGAATCGCCGGCATCATGGGGAGGAAGCGGAGAAAGAAGAGCAGGATGATGTAGAGACATGA
- the sema3fb gene encoding semaphorin-3F isoform X4, with the protein MQLHSLWTVHTLLALCSFALENPLSNDPLAAPRVFVSFKELRSTGTAHHFAYLLNTSDYRILRMDEDYDRMYIGSKDHILSLDLHDINKAPHIIHWPVSERRKMECLVSGKDANEECANFIRLIEPWNRTQLYVCGTGAYNPVCTFVNRGHKSQEEIFHLEPGKVESGKGKCSYDPKLNSVSALINGELYAGVYVDFMGTDSAIFRTLGKKTAMRTDQYNSRWLNDPTFVHVQLIPDSAERNDDKLYFFFRETSSEMGQSPVTQSRIGRICLNDDGGHCCLVNKWSTFLKARLICSVPGADGMETHFDELRDVYIQPTQDPKNPVIYGVFSVSGSVFKGSAVCVYSVADIRMVFNGPFAHKEGPNYQWVAYTGKIPYPRPGTCPGGTFTPNMKSTKDYPDEVINFMRNHPAMYNSIYPVHKRPLVVRTNVDYEFTTIAVDQVTAADGNYEVLFLGTDKGTVQKVIVLPRDDLQTEELVLEEVEVYRVATPITTMKVSSKRQQLYVSSAVGLTQLALHRCDVYGEACADCCLARDPYCAWDGKSCSRYSASQKRRSRRQDVKYGNPIRQCRGFNSNANKNTLEMVQYGVEGSSTFLECQARSPHAIIKWHLQRDNSDRRKELRSDGRILKTEQGLLLRSLQPSDSGMYQCTATEKNFKHTLVKLQLVVLSSRAVNNALVEGTGGLLPSSLRSSTQWTASTGQYKDLLTILSQPEMSLINQYCQDYWQFGDPMLGALKVKDLKEFKEQKKPRNRRHHGEEAEKEEQDDVET; encoded by the exons AGCTGAGATCTACTGGTACTGCTCATCATTTTGCCTACCTCCTCAACACATCTGATTACCGGATCTTGCGGATGGATGAGGACTATGACCGCATGTACATAGGTAGCAAGGACCATATCCTGTCCCTGGATCTCCATGACATAAACAAGGCTCCTCATATT ATCCACTGGCCAGTGTCTGAACGAAGAAAGATGGAATGCCTCGTAAGTGGGAAAGACGCCAAT GAAGAGTGTGCTAACTTCATCCGCTTGATTGAGCCATGGAACAGAACACAGCTGTATGTCTGTGGGACAGGCGCTTACAATCCAGTCTGTACCTTTGTCAACCGGGGGCATAAATCTCAG GAAGAAATTTTCCATTTGGAGCCTGGCAAAGTGGAGTCTGGGAAGGGAAAGTGCTCCTATGACCCAAAGCTCAACAGTGTTTCAGCTTTAATTA atGGTGAACTCTATGCTGGAGTCTATGTCGACTTTATGGGAACAGACTCAGCCATTTTCCGAACTTTAGGGAAAAAGACTGCCATGCGAACCGATCAGTACAACTCCAGATGGCTGAATG ATCCCACTTTTGTCCATGTACAACTCATCCCTGACAGCGCAGAAAGAAATGACGACAAGCTGTATTTCTTCTTCCGGGAGACATCCTCTGAGATGGGTCAGAGTCCTGTGACTCAGTCGCGCATTGGACGCATCTGCCTG AATGATGACGGTGGTCACTGCTGCCTTGTCAACAAGTGGAGCACGTTCCTGAAGGCCAGGCTCATCTGCTCGGTGCCCGGGGCAGATGGAATGGAGACACACTTTGATGAACTAC GTGATGTTTACATACAGCCAACACAGGACCCCAAAAATCCCGTTATATATGGAGTCTTTTCTGTCTCTGG TTCTGTCTTCAAAGGCTCGGCTGTTTGTGTCTACTCCGTGGCTGACATTCGCATGGTCTTCAATGGACCCTTTGCCCACAAGGAAGGTCCCAATTACCAGTGGGTGGCCTACACTGGGAAGATCCCCTACCCCCGCCCAGGCACA TGCCCTGGGGGTACATTCACCCCCAACATGAAGTCCACAAAGGACTATCCAGATGAAGTGATTAACTTCATGAGGAATCACCCTGCCATGTACAATTCAATCTACCCAGTACACAAGCGCCCCCTAGTGGTGCGGACCAACGTGGACTATGAGTTCACCACCATCGCAGTGGACCAAGTGACTGCTGCGGATGGCAACTATGAGGTGCTTTTCTTAGGAACTG ACAAGGGGACAGTTCAGAAAGTTATCGTTCTTCCCAGAGATGACCTGCAGACGGAAGAGCTGGTACTGGAGGAAGTAGAGGTGTACAGG GTTGCAACTCCAATTACAACAATGAAGGTATCCTCGAAAAGG CAACAGCTGTACGTGTCATCTGCGGTTGGGCTGACCCAGCTAGCGCTTCACCGCTGTGATGTTTACGGGGAAGCGTGTGCTGACTGTTGTTTGGCCAGAGACCCTTACTGCGCCTGGGACGGCAAGTCGTGCTCCCGTTACTCCGCTTCCCAGAAGAG ACGTAGCCGGAGACAAGACGTCAAGTACGGGAACCCTATTCGCCAGTGTCGAGGCTTCAACTCCAACG CTAATAAGAATACTCTTGAGATGGTACAGTATGGGGTGGAGGGAAGCAGTACCTTCCTGGAGTGTCAGGCCCGCTCCCCACATGCCATCATCAAATGGCATCTACAGCGAGACAACAGCGACCGCAGGAAGGAG ctGCGTTCTGATGGTCGGATCTTGAAAACAGAGCAAGGTCTGCTCCTGCGGTCTTTGCAGCCCTCTGACTCTGGCATGTACCAGTGCACTGCCACAGAAAAGAACTTCAAGCACACCCTCGTCAAGCTGCAGTTGGTGGTGCTGTCGAGCCGTGCCGTCAATAACGCCTTGGTAGAAGGCACAGGAGGCCTACTGCCATCATCTCTCCGCTCCAGCACCCAGTGGACGGCCAGCACAGGCCAGTACAAGGACCTGCTGACCATTCTGAGCCAGCCAGAGATGAGCCTCATCAACCAGTATTGCCAGGACTACTGGCAGTTTGGAGACCCCATGCTAGGTGCCCTTAAGGTCAAAGACCTGAAAGAGTTCAAGGAGCAGAAGAAGCCCCGGAATCGCCGGCATCATGGGGAGGAAGCGGAGAAAGAAGAGCAGGATGATGTAGAGACATGA
- the sema3fb gene encoding semaphorin-3F isoform X2, translating into MQLHSLWTVHTLLALCSFALENPLSNDPLAAPRVFVSFKELRSTGTAHHFAYLLNTSDYRILRMDEDYDRMYIGSKDHILSLDLHDINKAPHIIHWPVSERRKMECLVSGKDANEECANFIRLIEPWNRTQLYVCGTGAYNPVCTFVNRGHKSQTPMYLQMAQARGRANRAAEPSTVHETLGLKEEIFHLEPGKVESGKGKCSYDPKLNSVSALINGELYAGVYVDFMGTDSAIFRTLGKKTAMRTDQYNSRWLNDPTFVHVQLIPDSAERNDDKLYFFFRETSSEMGQSPVTQSRIGRICLNDDGGHCCLVNKWSTFLKARLICSVPGADGMETHFDELRDVYIQPTQDPKNPVIYGVFSVSGSVFKGSAVCVYSVADIRMVFNGPFAHKEGPNYQWVAYTGKIPYPRPGTCPGGTFTPNMKSTKDYPDEVINFMRNHPAMYNSIYPVHKRPLVVRTNVDYEFTTIAVDQVTAADGNYEVLFLGTDKGTVQKVIVLPRDDLQTEELVLEEVEVYRVATPITTMKVSSKRQQLYVSSAVGLTQLALHRCDVYGEACADCCLARDPYCAWDGKSCSRYSASQKRRSRRQDVKYGNPIRQCRGFNSNANKNTLEMVQYGVEGSSTFLECQARSPHAIIKWHLQRDNSDRRKELRSDGRILKTEQGLLLRSLQPSDSGMYQCTATEKNFKHTLVKLQLVVLSSRAVNNALVEGTGGLLPSSLRSSTQWTASTGQYKDLLTILSQPEMSLINQYCQDYWQFGDPMLGALKVKDLKEFKEQKKPRNRRHHGEEAEKEEQDDVET; encoded by the exons AGCTGAGATCTACTGGTACTGCTCATCATTTTGCCTACCTCCTCAACACATCTGATTACCGGATCTTGCGGATGGATGAGGACTATGACCGCATGTACATAGGTAGCAAGGACCATATCCTGTCCCTGGATCTCCATGACATAAACAAGGCTCCTCATATT ATCCACTGGCCAGTGTCTGAACGAAGAAAGATGGAATGCCTCGTAAGTGGGAAAGACGCCAAT GAAGAGTGTGCTAACTTCATCCGCTTGATTGAGCCATGGAACAGAACACAGCTGTATGTCTGTGGGACAGGCGCTTACAATCCAGTCTGTACCTTTGTCAACCGGGGGCATAAATCTCAG ACACCCATGTATCTACAGATGGCCCAGGCCAGAGGAAGGGCTAATCGTGCAGCTGAACCCAGCACTGTACATGAGACACTTGGACTAAAG GAAGAAATTTTCCATTTGGAGCCTGGCAAAGTGGAGTCTGGGAAGGGAAAGTGCTCCTATGACCCAAAGCTCAACAGTGTTTCAGCTTTAATTA atGGTGAACTCTATGCTGGAGTCTATGTCGACTTTATGGGAACAGACTCAGCCATTTTCCGAACTTTAGGGAAAAAGACTGCCATGCGAACCGATCAGTACAACTCCAGATGGCTGAATG ATCCCACTTTTGTCCATGTACAACTCATCCCTGACAGCGCAGAAAGAAATGACGACAAGCTGTATTTCTTCTTCCGGGAGACATCCTCTGAGATGGGTCAGAGTCCTGTGACTCAGTCGCGCATTGGACGCATCTGCCTG AATGATGACGGTGGTCACTGCTGCCTTGTCAACAAGTGGAGCACGTTCCTGAAGGCCAGGCTCATCTGCTCGGTGCCCGGGGCAGATGGAATGGAGACACACTTTGATGAACTAC GTGATGTTTACATACAGCCAACACAGGACCCCAAAAATCCCGTTATATATGGAGTCTTTTCTGTCTCTGG TTCTGTCTTCAAAGGCTCGGCTGTTTGTGTCTACTCCGTGGCTGACATTCGCATGGTCTTCAATGGACCCTTTGCCCACAAGGAAGGTCCCAATTACCAGTGGGTGGCCTACACTGGGAAGATCCCCTACCCCCGCCCAGGCACA TGCCCTGGGGGTACATTCACCCCCAACATGAAGTCCACAAAGGACTATCCAGATGAAGTGATTAACTTCATGAGGAATCACCCTGCCATGTACAATTCAATCTACCCAGTACACAAGCGCCCCCTAGTGGTGCGGACCAACGTGGACTATGAGTTCACCACCATCGCAGTGGACCAAGTGACTGCTGCGGATGGCAACTATGAGGTGCTTTTCTTAGGAACTG ACAAGGGGACAGTTCAGAAAGTTATCGTTCTTCCCAGAGATGACCTGCAGACGGAAGAGCTGGTACTGGAGGAAGTAGAGGTGTACAGG GTTGCAACTCCAATTACAACAATGAAGGTATCCTCGAAAAGG CAACAGCTGTACGTGTCATCTGCGGTTGGGCTGACCCAGCTAGCGCTTCACCGCTGTGATGTTTACGGGGAAGCGTGTGCTGACTGTTGTTTGGCCAGAGACCCTTACTGCGCCTGGGACGGCAAGTCGTGCTCCCGTTACTCCGCTTCCCAGAAGAG ACGTAGCCGGAGACAAGACGTCAAGTACGGGAACCCTATTCGCCAGTGTCGAGGCTTCAACTCCAACG CTAATAAGAATACTCTTGAGATGGTACAGTATGGGGTGGAGGGAAGCAGTACCTTCCTGGAGTGTCAGGCCCGCTCCCCACATGCCATCATCAAATGGCATCTACAGCGAGACAACAGCGACCGCAGGAAGGAG ctGCGTTCTGATGGTCGGATCTTGAAAACAGAGCAAGGTCTGCTCCTGCGGTCTTTGCAGCCCTCTGACTCTGGCATGTACCAGTGCACTGCCACAGAAAAGAACTTCAAGCACACCCTCGTCAAGCTGCAGTTGGTGGTGCTGTCGAGCCGTGCCGTCAATAACGCCTTGGTAGAAGGCACAGGAGGCCTACTGCCATCATCTCTCCGCTCCAGCACCCAGTGGACGGCCAGCACAGGCCAGTACAAGGACCTGCTGACCATTCTGAGCCAGCCAGAGATGAGCCTCATCAACCAGTATTGCCAGGACTACTGGCAGTTTGGAGACCCCATGCTAGGTGCCCTTAAGGTCAAAGACCTGAAAGAGTTCAAGGAGCAGAAGAAGCCCCGGAATCGCCGGCATCATGGGGAGGAAGCGGAGAAAGAAGAGCAGGATGATGTAGAGACATGA
- the sema3fb gene encoding semaphorin-3F isoform X5, whose protein sequence is MSPTELRSTGTAHHFAYLLNTSDYRILRMDEDYDRMYIGSKDHILSLDLHDINKAPHIIHWPVSERRKMECLVSGKDANEECANFIRLIEPWNRTQLYVCGTGAYNPVCTFVNRGHKSQTPMYLQMAQARGRANRAAEPSTVHETLGLKEEIFHLEPGKVESGKGKCSYDPKLNSVSALINGELYAGVYVDFMGTDSAIFRTLGKKTAMRTDQYNSRWLNDPTFVHVQLIPDSAERNDDKLYFFFRETSSEMGQSPVTQSRIGRICLNDDGGHCCLVNKWSTFLKARLICSVPGADGMETHFDELRDVYIQPTQDPKNPVIYGVFSVSGSVFKGSAVCVYSVADIRMVFNGPFAHKEGPNYQWVAYTGKIPYPRPGTCPGGTFTPNMKSTKDYPDEVINFMRNHPAMYNSIYPVHKRPLVVRTNVDYEFTTIAVDQVTAADGNYEVLFLGTDKGTVQKVIVLPRDDLQTEELVLEEVEVYRVATPITTMKVSSKRQQLYVSSAVGLTQLALHRCDVYGEACADCCLARDPYCAWDGKSCSRYSASQKRSDPFRRSRRQDVKYGNPIRQCRGFNSNANKNTLEMVQYGVEGSSTFLECQARSPHAIIKWHLQRDNSDRRKELRSDGRILKTEQGLLLRSLQPSDSGMYQCTATEKNFKHTLVKLQLVVLSSRAVNNALVEGTGGLLPSSLRSSTQWTASTGQYKDLLTILSQPEMSLINQYCQDYWQFGDPMLGALKVKDLKEFKEQKKPRNRRHHGEEAEKEEQDDVET, encoded by the exons AGCTGAGATCTACTGGTACTGCTCATCATTTTGCCTACCTCCTCAACACATCTGATTACCGGATCTTGCGGATGGATGAGGACTATGACCGCATGTACATAGGTAGCAAGGACCATATCCTGTCCCTGGATCTCCATGACATAAACAAGGCTCCTCATATT ATCCACTGGCCAGTGTCTGAACGAAGAAAGATGGAATGCCTCGTAAGTGGGAAAGACGCCAAT GAAGAGTGTGCTAACTTCATCCGCTTGATTGAGCCATGGAACAGAACACAGCTGTATGTCTGTGGGACAGGCGCTTACAATCCAGTCTGTACCTTTGTCAACCGGGGGCATAAATCTCAG ACACCCATGTATCTACAGATGGCCCAGGCCAGAGGAAGGGCTAATCGTGCAGCTGAACCCAGCACTGTACATGAGACACTTGGACTAAAG GAAGAAATTTTCCATTTGGAGCCTGGCAAAGTGGAGTCTGGGAAGGGAAAGTGCTCCTATGACCCAAAGCTCAACAGTGTTTCAGCTTTAATTA atGGTGAACTCTATGCTGGAGTCTATGTCGACTTTATGGGAACAGACTCAGCCATTTTCCGAACTTTAGGGAAAAAGACTGCCATGCGAACCGATCAGTACAACTCCAGATGGCTGAATG ATCCCACTTTTGTCCATGTACAACTCATCCCTGACAGCGCAGAAAGAAATGACGACAAGCTGTATTTCTTCTTCCGGGAGACATCCTCTGAGATGGGTCAGAGTCCTGTGACTCAGTCGCGCATTGGACGCATCTGCCTG AATGATGACGGTGGTCACTGCTGCCTTGTCAACAAGTGGAGCACGTTCCTGAAGGCCAGGCTCATCTGCTCGGTGCCCGGGGCAGATGGAATGGAGACACACTTTGATGAACTAC GTGATGTTTACATACAGCCAACACAGGACCCCAAAAATCCCGTTATATATGGAGTCTTTTCTGTCTCTGG TTCTGTCTTCAAAGGCTCGGCTGTTTGTGTCTACTCCGTGGCTGACATTCGCATGGTCTTCAATGGACCCTTTGCCCACAAGGAAGGTCCCAATTACCAGTGGGTGGCCTACACTGGGAAGATCCCCTACCCCCGCCCAGGCACA TGCCCTGGGGGTACATTCACCCCCAACATGAAGTCCACAAAGGACTATCCAGATGAAGTGATTAACTTCATGAGGAATCACCCTGCCATGTACAATTCAATCTACCCAGTACACAAGCGCCCCCTAGTGGTGCGGACCAACGTGGACTATGAGTTCACCACCATCGCAGTGGACCAAGTGACTGCTGCGGATGGCAACTATGAGGTGCTTTTCTTAGGAACTG ACAAGGGGACAGTTCAGAAAGTTATCGTTCTTCCCAGAGATGACCTGCAGACGGAAGAGCTGGTACTGGAGGAAGTAGAGGTGTACAGG GTTGCAACTCCAATTACAACAATGAAGGTATCCTCGAAAAGG CAACAGCTGTACGTGTCATCTGCGGTTGGGCTGACCCAGCTAGCGCTTCACCGCTGTGATGTTTACGGGGAAGCGTGTGCTGACTGTTGTTTGGCCAGAGACCCTTACTGCGCCTGGGACGGCAAGTCGTGCTCCCGTTACTCCGCTTCCCAGAAGA GGTCTGACCCCTTTAGACGTAGCCGGAGACAAGACGTCAAGTACGGGAACCCTATTCGCCAGTGTCGAGGCTTCAACTCCAACG CTAATAAGAATACTCTTGAGATGGTACAGTATGGGGTGGAGGGAAGCAGTACCTTCCTGGAGTGTCAGGCCCGCTCCCCACATGCCATCATCAAATGGCATCTACAGCGAGACAACAGCGACCGCAGGAAGGAG ctGCGTTCTGATGGTCGGATCTTGAAAACAGAGCAAGGTCTGCTCCTGCGGTCTTTGCAGCCCTCTGACTCTGGCATGTACCAGTGCACTGCCACAGAAAAGAACTTCAAGCACACCCTCGTCAAGCTGCAGTTGGTGGTGCTGTCGAGCCGTGCCGTCAATAACGCCTTGGTAGAAGGCACAGGAGGCCTACTGCCATCATCTCTCCGCTCCAGCACCCAGTGGACGGCCAGCACAGGCCAGTACAAGGACCTGCTGACCATTCTGAGCCAGCCAGAGATGAGCCTCATCAACCAGTATTGCCAGGACTACTGGCAGTTTGGAGACCCCATGCTAGGTGCCCTTAAGGTCAAAGACCTGAAAGAGTTCAAGGAGCAGAAGAAGCCCCGGAATCGCCGGCATCATGGGGAGGAAGCGGAGAAAGAAGAGCAGGATGATGTAGAGACATGA